A genomic segment from Pelobates fuscus isolate aPelFus1 chromosome 7, aPelFus1.pri, whole genome shotgun sequence encodes:
- the LOC134569125 gene encoding uncharacterized protein LOC134569125 translates to MRRSRSLTSTTCVQKPKDNVSTNQVIRPFSASAPTKHHEFAQEEINSNKRVKTRHKSAIIRRRSWKSEIERIPDLATLCQQECKLPVMSILGHRESSLQSSFVSQTSRAPTMASTHSEKSAGLFGIHNDMVMTDCHTLQNRETDGKGTLTQPPEQAVSQQDVRHIEGFYHAEKQCGTPIDSCTFKERHIVSLSIEEELNKPKNKILTVRNPMSAANIQNVSAASETVPVIFDNNYKHGSCGILHKDFSSNTISLNQTSEAWLNSNMDNVNKLPKDKHAMAPKLSSKRNKKVDPMLMVDTKVNIHFLSADGTTQVAEVTKDGKMSMPKKSNFRNPSVVSSEELQSSSKSISTHEMKQETDEVGPIINGVNPRKGAVEELSLYTRPAPSSRSICSNRSRSSTRSKIQRPVSEGEVRKWSYISIAKTLTPGGCPLSSSPRHKSSPVTSPKIAGGLEKNIPNRLNSTVPLTTKLVLFENRRERLVSILPEIISQHKHPSVQRTKETKQFHNEVNTEQEQFISTEFANVQDTPTLSVVTATSSDTKIPLNAFSKKESEVISITSVYPDAFLVINIPTAQTDATE, encoded by the exons ATGCGTCGATCCAGGTCATTGACATCTACAACATGTGTACAGAAGCCAAAGGACAACGTTTCTACCAATCAAGTGATCAGACCTTTCAGTGCTTCAGCGCCCACCAAACACCACGAGTTTGCACAGGAAg AGATTAATTCTAACAAGAGGGTGAAGACTAGACATAAATCAGCCATCATTAGAAGGCGCTCTTGGAAGAGTGAG ATAGAACGCATTCCTGACCTTGCAACGCTATGCCAACAAGAATGTAAATTACCCGTTATGTCTATCCTGGGGCATCGAGAATCATCTCTCCAGAGCTCATTCGTATCTCAGACCTCCAGGGCTCCGACGATGGCATCCACTCATTCAG AAAAAAGTGCAGGTCTGTTTGGGATTCACAATGATATGGTCATGACGGATTGTCATACATTACAGAACAGGGAAACAGATGGCAAAGGGACATTAACACAGCCACCAGAACAAGCCGTCAG ccaGCAAGATGTCCGGCACATTGAGGGTTTTTATCATGCAGAGAAACAATGTGGAACTCCAATAGATTCTTGTACGTTCAAGGAAAGACATATTGTATCTCTGAGCATCGAGGAAGAATTGaataaaccaaaaaataaaatattaacggTTAGAAATCCCATGTCTGCAGCAAATATTCAG AATGTAAGCGCAGCAAGTGAAACAGTCCCCGTTATTTTTGATAATAACTATAAACATGGTTCCTGTGGGATATTGCACAAGGATTTCAGCAGCAACACTATTTCTCTAAATCAGACAAGTGAAGCTTGGTTGAACAGCAATATGGACAATGTAAATAAATTACCAAAAGATAAACACGCTATGGCTCCCAAGTTATCatcaaagagaaataaaaaagtgGACCCAATGTTAATGGTGGATACAAAAGTCAATATTCACTTTCTATCAGCTGATGGGACAACGCAAGTTGCAGAAGTTACCAAAGATGGAAAAATGTCTATGCCAAAAAAATCGAACTTTCGAAATCCCAGTGTGGTTTCTTCAGAGGAACTACAATCATCCTCAAAATCTATCAGTACTCATGAGATGAAACAGGAGACTGATGAGGTCGGCCCTATCATAAACGGTGTgaaccccagaaaaggtgcagttgAGGAATTATCTTTATATACAAGACCGGCTCCATCATCAAGGTCGATTTGTTCCAATCGTTCAAGGTCATCAACGAGGTCAAAGATTCAAAGACCTGTTAGTGAGGGTGAAGTCAGAAAATGGAGCTATATATCGATAGCGAAGACATTAACACCTGGAGGATGTCCTCTGAGCTCTTCCCCGAGACACAAATCTTCTCCAGTAACTTCTCCAAAGATCGCTGGTGGTCTGGAGAAGAATATTCCTAACAGGCTGAACTCAACAGTGCCTCTTACAACAAAATTGGTACTATTCGAAAACAGGAGAGAGAGACTTGTATCCATTCTGCCAGAAATTATTTCCCAGCATAAACACCCGAGTGTGCAGAGGACGAAAGAAACAAAACAGTTTCACAATGAAGTAAACACAGAACAAGAGCAATTTATCAGTACGGAATTTGCCAATGTCCAAGATACACCTACGTTATCAGTGGTGACTGCAACGTCCTCTGATACTAAAATTCCATTGAATGCATTTAGTAAGAAAGAATCTGAAGTCATCTCCATCACCTCAGTGTATCCTGATGCCTTCCTGGTCATCAATATTCCTACGGCACAGACAGACGCAACAGAGTGA